The Microplitis mediator isolate UGA2020A chromosome 8, iyMicMedi2.1, whole genome shotgun sequence genome has a window encoding:
- the LOC130673392 gene encoding mucin-2-like has product MNVSPNESIRNETDSSSGHSSGGSTRSTTPTPSISPKSTPTISPISTPILSSPTSIKSPKPTSSILPIPTPTTLPRTTPKSEILPETTPISKLSPKATPLKPLKETPITSLKSTSKMSPKTTPTLKLSPTTTPTLEIPLKSTPINSPKPPLTLKSIISPKPAPRSRRADLRPTIELKLRAAVTAPVTSSQATAKPGTSTSVQNRSTPQSAAAQQQAFSSSGLQPVFTTFCGSLRMYPAKKSV; this is encoded by the exons ATGAACGTTTCACCGAACGAATCGATAAGAAATGAAACCGATTCGAGCAGTGGTCACTCATCGGGTGGTTCAACCCGATCAACGACCCCGACACCGAGTATATCGCCGAAATCGACACCGACAATATCGCCGATATCAACACCGATATTGTCAAGTCCGACATCGATCAAATCGCCGAAACCGACATCAAGTATATTGCCGATACCGACACCGACGACATTGCCGAGAACGACACCGAAATCGGAAATACTACCGGAAACGACACCGATATCGAAATTATCGCCGAAAGCGACACCTTTAAAACCTCTGAAAGAGACACCGATAACATCGCTGAAATCGACATCGAAAATGTCACCGAAAACGACACCGACATTAAAATTATCGCCGACGACGACACCGACATTGGAAATACCACTGAAATCGACACCGATAAATTCGCCGAAACCACCACTGACATTGAAATCGATTATTTCGCCGAAACCAGCCCCGAGAAGCCGACGAGCCGATTTGAGGCCGACAATCGAATTAAAGCTGCGTG CTGCTGTAACAGCACCTGTTACGTCATCACAAGCAACAGCCAAACCAGGCACGTCAACTTCGGTTCAGAACCGATCGACACCGCAATCAGCTGCAGCACAGCAGCAGGCATTTTCATCGTCAGGACTCCAACCAGTATTCACTACATTTTGCGGATCTTTGCGCATGTATCCAGCCAAAAAGAGTGTATGA